CCTTTGAGGTGTATATCCCTGGTGTGAGCAGAGCCTTGAAAGATGGAGAAGAACTTGCATTCGATCCTGAAGCctacaaaatattttattcatttgaaacTAGTAAGTGCTATAATTTCTtccgaattttatttttcacctaCGGGATTGTTCAACTCTTTGCTCATGAGAAATCGCTTCATCCAATTATTGTTTCTATTTCAGAGTGGTCTTGTCTCTCATTCGACATAGTGCAGGATAGTCTTGGCGATAGATCCGATTTTCCCTTGGAATGTTACGTTGTAGCAGGAACTCAAGCTGACAAGccaaaaaataacgaaattgTTGTCATGGGACTTAAAAATCTCAACACATTAGAGGTGTCtctaagttttttcttctctttttttctcttgagatTGTGCTTCATTTCCAGCATAGctcattttattcttcatataGTACTGGAGAAACTAGGTTTTCCCACAGATTGGTTGCTGTTTCCAGGATGAAGAGGATATAGATGAACAAAGTGACGAAGACAGTGATTCagaagatgagaagaaaaatgcggTCATACACTCCGTGACGATTTCTCATTATGGCGGAATTAATCGAGTCAAGGTCGGTTGCCAGTTTTGGAGCTATGTCATGTCGTTGTTAGTTAGTCACAATACCATGATATCCATTATCTTAGTATACAATTCCTCATAGGTTCAAAAGCTTGGAGATGGTATTGTTTGTGCTGTTTGGAATGATATGGGAAAAGTCCAGTTATGGAATGTTACGAATGCACTAAACGAATGTAGTAAAATGACAGCAGCTAGCAAAGACGAAAAGCAAACACAGGTAGGTTCTCTTAAAATGTTTCTTGCTTAAACTGTTGCTTAAACTTAAACAAAGCAGAATGAATAGACTTAGTAGCTGATTGGTATGTTGTTGAATCTGACCTGGATACTGGAGAATAGGAGGTGCGACTGCGTAGAATCTTGTGTCTATGGTTCTTTGCACggttttccgattttttttttttgttaaccgTTAGGCCATAATTACCTTGTGCAGCTATCAGTGATAGAGTTAATACAAAAATGTAATAGCTTCGGGAATATACTTTTGATTAGTAAAGTATCTGCATTGTATTATCATAGagacacaaataaaaaagggataaaatcactggcgtGTCAACCCCTTAGgctgcgccaacgcattttttttctgcaattcgtgttttggaacgcgtgctggcctatacaatgacttgcgggggccagccgataatcaaatcagtgtttttgttctcccaGACAGATCTGATATCAAATTATTGACCCCgggagatgaaaggcttggttggcgctggggcggtttcgaaccatcgactgtgcgCTCACAGCGAAGCTCCAAGCGACTGCGCCAACTCGTCCCTGAAGACAGATAAGATTGATGAAATTCAGACCTCTCTTAAAGTTGATTAGTCATGAATTTAGTTCGTTCtttgtggagaaatttggTATTCAACAGCAGTATCAGTATTCAGCAGTATCAACTATGATCCTGTTTAAAAATTGCGAGTCCTGTAAAATATTGCAACGAGTTCCCGTTTACTATTTAGCAAAGTTATACTGCACTTATATAGGAAACCAAATCGTGACTAGTTGAGTGAAATCGTCCTCAGCAtaattcttgtttatttttaggaGAAACCCTTATTTTCATACAGCACAAAGAGAGAAGGTTATGCGCTTGGTTGGTCAAAACTGAAGCAGGTttgtatctttattttttccctttatcCAATCTTTTCGCGCACGTGTATTCGATATAGGGGGACTTTGCTTCTGGTGATCAGTGCCGGAACATTCACGTTTACCGTATGCACGAAGGTGGCACGTGGGCAGTAGATCAACGAGCACTCACTGGTCATTCCGGGAAGTTGATTGGTGCTGCTGCCAACATAACAAATTCtaaattctcagaaatttcGTCTTTAGGTTTCGTTGAAGACGTGCATTGGTCTCCCACAGAAGAAGGTCTGCTGGCGTCATGTTCTTGTGATGGTACGATAAAGCTGTGGGACACTCGGTCAAGTCCAGCAAATGCTTGTGTGTGCACCGTTGATAAGGTAGATTTCTCAATTATGGGGCTAAACTGATTTGAAATATAAGAGTCTCTGAGTTACTGTTTGTGTGCGATCTCTTTCTGAACCAAATGCTTGCCGAaacagaaagttttttttttaatgaattgaTCCGTTTGGCCTTCCAGGCCCATAGTTCTGACGTGAATGTCCTATCATGGAATCCAAGCGATGCACTGTTAGTAAGCGGTGGAGACGATGCTGAGCTGAAAATTTGGTCGTTGAAGAGCATTCAAGTCAGGATAAGTTTCCGTAATGTTCCATCTTATCCTTGTTTATTCTTGCATCTTTTTGAAACAGTTAAAACAGTTAAAGGTAGTATATCTAgaattcttaaaggcatcaccccacgaatctgaggtggtgcagatttcaggtggagaaacggcccgaaaaatgcggcgccacacaaggctggcgcgctccagtcgaactccttgtagaaaatagtgcgccagaacgtccgaagccgtatcttccgggccgttttttacggcaattaggaagaaatggacggaattactgtcccccataatctactatcccgtatacgaacactccacctaaaatctgcaccacctcagattcatggagtgatgcctttaatgcttCACTCTATGGACTCTATGCTTCAGTCTTGCATGAGGAAAATCTCGTTGATTGTAGAGAAACTGCTCAAGtgcattttcttctattattaCGCAAGAAAACCTGTAGAACATTTTTGGAGCATACGTACAAGAAGATAATCTCAGTGCTCAAAAGCCTGGAAAGCAGAACATTTTGCTATCTGAGGGAGCCAGTTTCGTGCACCAGCGGGTTCCTTTTACCTGGAAACCTAGGACTACACCTTTTATTAACATCCGATTCCGCTTTTACAGCGtaagaaaagtttttgaaatgtgGGCTTCCTCGAGTATATCACAAGGGCAACT
This window of the Necator americanus strain Aroian chromosome III, whole genome shotgun sequence genome carries:
- a CDS encoding hypothetical protein (NECATOR_CHRIII.G11302.T2) yields the protein MIVDVVNSTFCAADIKSRAQSHRTLARWITIRLVIIVGILIFNMSGDKMENENNHEMEVEQQPDDDSLDNEKQVYIPGVSRALKDGEELAFDPEAYKIFYSFETKWSCLSFDIVQDSLGDRSDFPLECYVVAGTQADKPKNNEIVVMGLKNLNTLEDEEDIDEQSDEDSDSEDEKKNAVIHSVTISHYGGINRVKVQKLGDGIVCAVWNDMGKVQLWNVTNALNECSKMTAASKDEKQTQEKPLFSYSTKREGYALGWSKLKQGDFASGDQCRNIHVYRMHEGGTWAVDQRALTGHSGKLIGFVEDVHWSPTEEGLLASCSCDGTIKLWDTRSSPANACVCTVDKAHSSDVNVLSWNPSDALLVSGGDDAELKIWSLKSIQFGQPVARFKYHSAPITSVEWLPQDATTFMASAEDDQVTIWDIATEADSQDAVEGVPPQLMFLHLGQKEVKEVHWHPQISGLALTTSLDGFNVFKTINI
- a CDS encoding hypothetical protein (NECATOR_CHRIII.G11302.T1), whose translation is MSGDKMENENNHEMEVEQQPDDDSLDNEKQVYIPGVSRALKDGEELAFDPEAYKIFYSFETKWSCLSFDIVQDSLGDRSDFPLECYVVAGTQADKPKNNEIVVMGLKNLNTLEDEEDIDEQSDEDSDSEDEKKNAVIHSVTISHYGGINRVKVQKLGDGIVCAVWNDMGKVQLWNVTNALNECSKMTAASKDEKQTQEKPLFSYSTKREGYALGWSKLKQGDFASGDQCRNIHVYRMHEGGTWAVDQRALTGHSGKLIGFVEDVHWSPTEEGLLASCSCDGTIKLWDTRSSPANACVCTVDKAHSSDVNVLSWNPSDALLVSGGDDAELKIWSLKSIQFGQPVARFKYHSAPITSVEWLPQDATTFMASAEDDQVTIWDIATEADSQDAVEGVPPQLMFLHLGQKEVKEVHWHPQISGLALTTSLDGFNVFKTINI